A DNA window from Taeniopygia guttata chromosome 8, bTaeGut7.mat, whole genome shotgun sequence contains the following coding sequences:
- the GPSM2 gene encoding G-protein-signaling modulator 2 isoform X2 encodes MEASCLELALEGERLCKAGDCRAGVSFFEAAVQVGTEDLRTLSAIYSQLGNAYFYLQEYAKALEYHHHDLTLARTIGDLLGEAKASGNLGNTLKVLGNFEEAIVCCQRHLDISRELNDKVGEARALYNLGNVYHSKGKNVANAGTHDPGELPDDVKNALQKAAKYYEENLSIVTELGDRAAQGRAFGNLGNTHYLLGNFRSAVLAHEQRLLIAKEFGDRSAERRAYCNLGNAYIFLGEFETAAEYYRRTLQLARQLKDRAVEAQACYSLGNTYTLLQDYEKAIDYHLKHLVIAQELHDKIGEGRACWSLGNAYTALGNHDQAIHFAERHLEISREVGDRSGELTARLNLSDLQMVLGLSYSTNNSMMAESHAVENSLNGGRPRGRRYSMENMELMKLTPEKVPNWNSEILAKQKPLVAKTSAKLHFVNRLKGKKYKNGTTSKVLQDASNSIDHRLPISQRKSSRETMADEGFFDLLSRFQSNRMDDQRCCFQEKNRLSAASVATSSSPPKTMIKSLSTSVVSPHTEEFLELLASSQSRRLDEQRASFSELPGLRLRQRGSQPALGRLTASSNRDLDDDFFDILIKCQGSRLDDQRCAPPGAAKGPTVPDEDFFSLILHSQAKRMDEQRVHLPSAIKGPNSS; translated from the exons ATGGAGGcttcctgcctggagctggctcTGGAAGGCGAGCGCCTGTGCAAGGCAGGAGATTGCCGGGCTGGAGTGTCTTTCTTTGAAGCAGCTGTCCAAGTTGGAACTGAAGATTTACGAACCCTGAGTGCTATTTACAGCCAGCTGGGCAATGCCTATTTCTACCTGCAGGAATATGCAAAGGCCTTGGAATACCATCACCACGATTTAACTCTTGCAAG GACAATTGGAGATCTACTGGGAGAAGCTAAAGCTAGTGGGAACCTGGGCAACACCTTAAAGGTACTTGGGAATTTTGAAGAAGCTATTGTTTGCTGTCAGAGACATCTGGATATTTCCAGAGAACTTAATGATAAG GTTGGAGAAGCAAGAGCACTGTATAATTTGGGAAATGTATATCACTCTAAAGGGAAAAATGTAGCTAATGCAGGGACTCATGATCCAGGGGAACTTCCAGATGATGTGAAAAATGCTTTACAGAAAGCTGCAAAGTATTATGA GGAAAACCTGTCAATAGTAACAGAGCTGGGTGACAGAGCAGCACAAGGACGTGCCTTTGGAAATCTGGGAAACACACACTATCTTCTGGGCAACTTCAGGAGTGCAGTTTTAGCCCATGAACAG CGTCTCCTAATTGCAAAAGAATTTGGTGATAGATCAGCAGAAAGAAGAGCTTACTGCAACCTTGGAAATGCCTACATATTCCTGGGGGAATTTGAAACTGCTGCTGAATACTACAG GAGGACACTGCAGCTGGCTCGGCAGCTGAAGGACAGAGCTGTGGAAGCACAGGCCTGCTACAGCCTGGGGAACACCTACACTCTGCTCCAGGACTACGAGAAAGCAATTGATTATCATCTCAAACATCTTGTGATTGCTCAGGAGCTGCATGACAA GATTGGGGAAGGAAGAGCATGCTGGAGTTTAGGGAATGCCTATACTGCTCTGGGAAATCATGACCAAGCCATCCACTTCGCAGAAAGGCACCTGGAAATTTCAAGAGAG GTAGGAGACAGAAGTGGAGAACTCACTGCCAGACTTAACCTCTCAGATCTTCAAATGGTTCTTGGACTAAGCTACAGCACAAACAACTCCATGATGGCAGAAAGCCACGCAGTGGAAAACAGTTTGAATG GTGGCAGACCAAGAGGACGCCGTTACAGTATGGAGAACATGGAACTTATGAAATTAACACCAGAAAAG GTTCCAAACTGGAACAGTGAGATTCTTGCTAAACAGAAGCCACTGGTTGCCAAAACTTCAGCAAAACTTCATTTTGTAAATCGACTAAAAGGCAAAAAGTACAAAAACGGCACTACCTCCAAAGTTTTGCAGGATGCCAGTAATTCCATTGATCATCGACTTCCAATCTCTCAGAGG AAAAGCAGCCGTGAGACAATGGCAGACGAAGGGTTCTTTGATCTGCTGAGCCGGTTCCAGAGTAACAGGATGGATGATCAGAGGTGCTGCTTCCAGGAGAAGAACAGACTCTCAGCTGCTTCAGTGGCAACATCCTCTAGTCCACCTAAAACAAtgataaaat CCCTTTCCACGTCGGTCGTGTCCCCGCACACGGAGGagttcctggagctgctggcgaGCTCGCAGAGCCGCCGGCTGGACGAGCAGCGCGCCAGCTTCAGCGAGCTGCCCGGCCTGCGCCTGCGGCAGCGCGGCAGCCAGCCTGCGCTGGGCCGCCTCACGGCCAGCAGCAACAGGGACCTGGACGACGACTTCTTCGATATATTGATTAAATGCCAG GGTTCCAGACTGGATGATCAAAGATGTgctcctccaggagctgccaaAGGCCCCACTGTACCAGATGAGGATTTTTTCAGCCTGATTTTGCACTCACAAGCGAAGAGAATGGATGAGCAGAGAGTCCACTTACCCTCAGCTATAAAGGGACCCAATTCCAGCTGA
- the GPSM2 gene encoding G-protein-signaling modulator 2 isoform X1 yields MAENNVLISMPEDRSFHVRYRMEASCLELALEGERLCKAGDCRAGVSFFEAAVQVGTEDLRTLSAIYSQLGNAYFYLQEYAKALEYHHHDLTLARTIGDLLGEAKASGNLGNTLKVLGNFEEAIVCCQRHLDISRELNDKVGEARALYNLGNVYHSKGKNVANAGTHDPGELPDDVKNALQKAAKYYEENLSIVTELGDRAAQGRAFGNLGNTHYLLGNFRSAVLAHEQRLLIAKEFGDRSAERRAYCNLGNAYIFLGEFETAAEYYRRTLQLARQLKDRAVEAQACYSLGNTYTLLQDYEKAIDYHLKHLVIAQELHDKIGEGRACWSLGNAYTALGNHDQAIHFAERHLEISREVGDRSGELTARLNLSDLQMVLGLSYSTNNSMMAESHAVENSLNGGRPRGRRYSMENMELMKLTPEKVPNWNSEILAKQKPLVAKTSAKLHFVNRLKGKKYKNGTTSKVLQDASNSIDHRLPISQRKSSRETMADEGFFDLLSRFQSNRMDDQRCCFQEKNRLSAASVATSSSPPKTMIKSLSTSVVSPHTEEFLELLASSQSRRLDEQRASFSELPGLRLRQRGSQPALGRLTASSNRDLDDDFFDILIKCQGSRLDDQRCAPPGAAKGPTVPDEDFFSLILHSQAKRMDEQRVHLPSAIKGPNSS; encoded by the exons ATGGCGGAGAATAATGTTTTGATAAGCATGCCTGAAGATCGTTCCTTTCACGTGCGATACAG GATGGAGGcttcctgcctggagctggctcTGGAAGGCGAGCGCCTGTGCAAGGCAGGAGATTGCCGGGCTGGAGTGTCTTTCTTTGAAGCAGCTGTCCAAGTTGGAACTGAAGATTTACGAACCCTGAGTGCTATTTACAGCCAGCTGGGCAATGCCTATTTCTACCTGCAGGAATATGCAAAGGCCTTGGAATACCATCACCACGATTTAACTCTTGCAAG GACAATTGGAGATCTACTGGGAGAAGCTAAAGCTAGTGGGAACCTGGGCAACACCTTAAAGGTACTTGGGAATTTTGAAGAAGCTATTGTTTGCTGTCAGAGACATCTGGATATTTCCAGAGAACTTAATGATAAG GTTGGAGAAGCAAGAGCACTGTATAATTTGGGAAATGTATATCACTCTAAAGGGAAAAATGTAGCTAATGCAGGGACTCATGATCCAGGGGAACTTCCAGATGATGTGAAAAATGCTTTACAGAAAGCTGCAAAGTATTATGA GGAAAACCTGTCAATAGTAACAGAGCTGGGTGACAGAGCAGCACAAGGACGTGCCTTTGGAAATCTGGGAAACACACACTATCTTCTGGGCAACTTCAGGAGTGCAGTTTTAGCCCATGAACAG CGTCTCCTAATTGCAAAAGAATTTGGTGATAGATCAGCAGAAAGAAGAGCTTACTGCAACCTTGGAAATGCCTACATATTCCTGGGGGAATTTGAAACTGCTGCTGAATACTACAG GAGGACACTGCAGCTGGCTCGGCAGCTGAAGGACAGAGCTGTGGAAGCACAGGCCTGCTACAGCCTGGGGAACACCTACACTCTGCTCCAGGACTACGAGAAAGCAATTGATTATCATCTCAAACATCTTGTGATTGCTCAGGAGCTGCATGACAA GATTGGGGAAGGAAGAGCATGCTGGAGTTTAGGGAATGCCTATACTGCTCTGGGAAATCATGACCAAGCCATCCACTTCGCAGAAAGGCACCTGGAAATTTCAAGAGAG GTAGGAGACAGAAGTGGAGAACTCACTGCCAGACTTAACCTCTCAGATCTTCAAATGGTTCTTGGACTAAGCTACAGCACAAACAACTCCATGATGGCAGAAAGCCACGCAGTGGAAAACAGTTTGAATG GTGGCAGACCAAGAGGACGCCGTTACAGTATGGAGAACATGGAACTTATGAAATTAACACCAGAAAAG GTTCCAAACTGGAACAGTGAGATTCTTGCTAAACAGAAGCCACTGGTTGCCAAAACTTCAGCAAAACTTCATTTTGTAAATCGACTAAAAGGCAAAAAGTACAAAAACGGCACTACCTCCAAAGTTTTGCAGGATGCCAGTAATTCCATTGATCATCGACTTCCAATCTCTCAGAGG AAAAGCAGCCGTGAGACAATGGCAGACGAAGGGTTCTTTGATCTGCTGAGCCGGTTCCAGAGTAACAGGATGGATGATCAGAGGTGCTGCTTCCAGGAGAAGAACAGACTCTCAGCTGCTTCAGTGGCAACATCCTCTAGTCCACCTAAAACAAtgataaaat CCCTTTCCACGTCGGTCGTGTCCCCGCACACGGAGGagttcctggagctgctggcgaGCTCGCAGAGCCGCCGGCTGGACGAGCAGCGCGCCAGCTTCAGCGAGCTGCCCGGCCTGCGCCTGCGGCAGCGCGGCAGCCAGCCTGCGCTGGGCCGCCTCACGGCCAGCAGCAACAGGGACCTGGACGACGACTTCTTCGATATATTGATTAAATGCCAG GGTTCCAGACTGGATGATCAAAGATGTgctcctccaggagctgccaaAGGCCCCACTGTACCAGATGAGGATTTTTTCAGCCTGATTTTGCACTCACAAGCGAAGAGAATGGATGAGCAGAGAGTCCACTTACCCTCAGCTATAAAGGGACCCAATTCCAGCTGA